ATGTTCTTAACGAAGACTTAGTTGGTTGATTCCTTCTCtttaatgaaatatctttttgtaaaaaaaaaaaaaaaaaaaaaagttagcaCCTTTAGAAATGTTACATTGTCATCCTATGAATATtgaataaacatgtaaattagtcaaaataataagaagaaaatttgttttaaatgataaaaatattgaaaatattttcaaatatagcaaaatgtcacatTGATAGACATTTATTAATGTACATCAATATCTATCGGTGATAGATAATAATAGtttatcattatctatcattaatagacggtgatgttttgctatatttataaatattttgattcattttagaATATAGTctaataaataaactaatagAAAAAGGGGAATTAGGGACCGGGTGTATGAATGGTGGATCACGTGGAGGACGCGTGAGTTCCTTGAGGGAATAAGAAAAGAAGCcgtcccttttcttttttatttctttttttgatcTTTGGTAGCCACGCTGAGATCCAAAGAACAGAGTTGATGCTCACGCGCTGTCCAAGACGCGTGAAATACACCTTCCCACTTCCCTACATAAATCAATAACACTAAACAGACTTCAAAGTAGTAACCATCATCATCTCCACTTTCCACTACATTTTTCGCCGCTCTTTGCTCTCCCACTTCAAACTCACATGACTCTAATGTGGCTTCTCTGGTGGCCGAAGAACAACGCCTCCGCCAAAACTACCACTTCTTCCACCGCCGCCGTCGTCACTCCGACTTCGGTCTCCCGGAAGGCATCCTCCTCCCACTGCAACTGCGTCGCCAAATTGTTGCGCAAACTGAAGAAACGCAGCAGAGTACTCTGTAGCACCACCGGAGAGAGCAGCAGCGCCTTCCAATGTCGCTACGATCCTTTGAGCTACTCTCTCAATTTCGACACCAGCGGCTGCGGAAGCTTGTTAGATGAACATTACTATCAGTTCTGCGCTTTCTCTTCCAGATTCGCGTCCAATCCAGGAAGTGTTTCTCATTCTGTTCCTGATGTAACAGTCACCACTTCTCGCTAACGCCGATCGCTATCCCTACCATTTctctttcccctttttttttatcGATCTTTAAACCTGTATGCTAATTGCTACATTAGGttgattttgattatatatatatatatatatgaatatatacggTTCAAGATTTTCAGAGAGGGCAAAAGTAGATTAAGAACGAATTTTACATCATCTCTATTTCTATCCTCTTTCTAGTTTCTTTTTCCCGTGAAATAATTGAATCAATAATTATTGACTCAAAGAGAATGAAGTTCCTAACATGAAAATCGTAGAGGAAAAAAGTGGTGGATGGATGGATAAAGGAATAATAGAGGGAAGAATCAGAATTTGTCAGAGTTCCAGTTATGATCAATTCACTTTTGGTTGATATTATCCTTTTGGTTCAAGTTAAACTAAAAATGGAATGAATGGAATTAGATGTTTTTGTTGAGGATTGAAAacggaagaaaaaaaaagagaggaagCATGTGAAAACTTGTACTATTTTCAGACAAAACTCCGTAATGGATGCTACCAAATATTACACTGCACTAATTTTCTGCCACCAACGCCTTCATTTGTGTTTCTGTGTTGAGAAAATAtgacattatattattttgactTCTTTTTGATAATCTCCATATCTGAATTTCCATAAATCGGGGTTCATGTATTGCGTAACTTTCACTGGGTTTCAACTTTGGAGGTGGACGGTTGATATAGTTTAATTATCTctacaaatttcaaattattaatCTTTCTGTTACTTACAATTAAACAAAAGTCCGTTGATTTGACACAACATGAAATAGATGACGAAAGAAAGCGAACAATTAAACAAACTATAGTTATAATActacattttataaaaataatttgaaatattgtttTGTATACGAAAAATACCTTTGTAAATCTCACCAAATTGTCCTATCATAATATGACATGTGGTaaattattcttatttattttttgaattttttcctCTGATCGATGGGAggaaaaaatatagagatggGTATATACACCCAAATTCTTTTGAATAGAAAACATTTTATCTAGTTATTTACTTTCTTTCATCATCAGTATGTTATCATATCGTGGAAATTAGTCAATATTTGTCTAATAAACATGTAAcattatcatttaattttttttttttattattattattatttttttttttttgacagtGTAGGACATTCTTCAACCGTTGAGTATAATTgcccaaagaaaaaaaagatatataaataaaaagagaGATCGGACGAAAATAGCTGTAGCAGATATTCATAAGGCAAGAGTAAAAAGGAAAATCCAAATGGAGATTTACATTATAGCTTTTAAATGCTTGGCCTAAGGCTACGAATTTACACAGACTCCACAAAGTACAAGTGCTTTTGGTTCAGCTGAATGTATGAATATGTTTTAACACATCTTCCCTCAAGCTTGTGACCAATAATCAAATATGGATCAGAAAACGGAACGTGAAGTGAATACCAAAAGAGAGAACTATATTTGACATTTCTCTTGGAAAAAAGCTTTACACAAGATATGCTAATAATAAGCCTACATTTACCAATGCATTTAACTCATTGGGGAATGCCTACAAAAATTCAAGCACATTGACATACAGCCTCGCTCAGCACTAAAAAATGACTATACTGTTACAGGTTTTTATTACAACTATAGTTCTTGGTCACTTGCATGACGATCCGAGACAGTCCCTTCAGACGATATTTCTTCCCCATCAGGTCTTTTGCTCCGTGAGGGGTCTGACTGGGTCTTACTCGAGTCATCGCTTTCGAGGGATTTGGGTTTATCTTGATTGTAGAAATCTAATGAACTGAATGATAACCTCTGTTTTTTACCTTTTCCTGGCGAACTTTTAGAACTCAATATATCCTCTTGATCATGGGAAGTTGATAGTGGGATTGTCTTTTCAAGGATACTTGAGTTCAACTTCCCCGATATAGATGACATATGTGAACCAGGAGCAACGCAAGATGCAACTAACTGAAGAACTTCTGGCGATGGGGATAAGCCCATGGTCGTTTTCTTCTGCTGGTTTGTGTGCAGAGATGAGGATGAGGGATTCATGTTCAAGTTCAGAGAAGGTATGCTGAGGTCAGATTCCAGACCTGGAAGCCTTGAAGTTGAAGTTCCTGCCATTTCCTGTGGCTGTGAATGATGGATGGCATGTGGTGAGACCAATGAGATGGAGCAAGAAACAGCGGCATCTCCATGGGCAGGGCCACCTTCAAGCTCCTCCTGCTGGCTGCTGCTTCCTACAACATCTGCTGAAGAGTGCCTGAAAATAACGGATTTCCGCTTTCGTTTCTTCTTTAGACTCCGTCTTGGGTCTTTCGGTAAAGAGGGAGGTGGACCTGGGTTCACAAATGGGGGAATAGTGATAAACTTGTCTTCCCCATATAGCAAGCGAACTGATTGTGCAACTGCTGACACAGTTGGGGGAAGGTTAGGGTCTGGAGGCTTTGAAGTAACATTAACAGCTTCCCTTAGCCAATGAGGTAGTTTGTCCTTTGAAGAATTGCCATCTGTTAATTCATCTTTGGGATTTGCTACACTGAGCCCCTTGCTGGGATCAGGCAGCAGTCCTGAACCATTTTCCAAATTGCTAGGTGATTCATGAAATAGTTTCAAAGATCTATCCAAAAGATTAGGCAACTTCCCGTAGTTATCAAGACCAGGTTCGTCATTCTCCTTTCCCTGTGTATCAAAGCTACTAGAGCCATTTAAACCCAATGAACCTAAGTGACTAGTTCCCAAAGAATTGAACATAAAAGGGTTATCAACAGGCATGGTTGAATTAGTCCCTGATCTATCAGAAGCTCCTGCCGATGATTCTCCAGGAAAATACGTGTGATATTTGTCATGGTTCCAGGTTGGTATAGATGCAAATTGCTCATTTTGCAGACCAAGTCGATCTGATGCTTCAAATCGAGGAAGGTTAGGAACGAGATCACCAAGACCCAGTTTAATATCTGTCAGATGGGTATGAAACTTTGGTACTGTAACTAGTCTACTTCCATGCAGAGCCCGCGTCATCATCCCATCAGGGAGACTTGGAAATGGAGAAGATTTTTGTAACCTGCTTTGCTTAGCTGATTTTGGCATCTGACAAGCTGACCCATCCAAAATCTTTAGTTGCTCCTCCTCCCACCTGGATGATAAATCTTCTGAAGTTTTGTACCTTGAAAATTTCAGTCTAGGATCTTTAAGCATGGCATCCCAGTTTCCCTTTCCATGCCTACGAACACCAATCCAGAGAAAATCCAGTTCATCTTCTGACCAACCATCTCCTTTTGGTTTTCTTCTGAAGTAGTTGGCAGATCCAGATCCAGTCCTCATCATTATGTTTTCAAGCACTTTCCTATGATTTTCAGGAAACGCCGAGAATGTGGGAAGCATCCGTCCCAAACCCAAGGAGGGAGCCTCTTCCTCATCTTGTGGATTGCCCCTCATAACATCTAGGGAAGGAAGTTTTAAATTGGGCAGCAAAGGTATAGTTGGAAGACAACCATTAACAGCTTCAACTCTGCCATCCAGGGACAGATTTGATAAGAAGTCAAGTCGTCCACTTGGCAAGTTCTTAGATGGGATTGGATATCTGGGCAACATTTTCTCATCGAAGGGAAAATTGGGTGGCGTCATCTTTTCCTGTAAACCAGAGAGAAGACATTAAATAGCAGGAAAATCTGAAGTATAGTCAACAGAGAAAGCCATCCGGATGATAGAAAATTTACCTGAGCAAACAAAAGATGGCTGTGCAAGCGTTCTGCTGACGAAGCTGGCAATTCCTTGTCTGGCACAACCTCAGCACCACCAACATCAGTGCCACTTAAAGTTCCAGAGCAAGGAGATAATTTAAATGGAAAGTCAGGTCCAGCTACTGTTCGACTCTGCTTACCATTTGATCTTGACAAGTTCTTACGTGATGTTTCAAGCTGATTAGCATTAGGGGCACAAAGTCCAAGAACCGGCAACAAATTGATCGGGACTGAGTTTGCATGACTAGATCCCGCAAAATGTTGACTTGGTAGAAAATTATCAGCAGCTGAATAGCCTATTGGACCCACAGCAAGATCTAAGTTATTGCTAATTTTATGCCTTGAAATTCTTCCAAGCCTCAAGGTTGAATCGATCCGGCTCTTTGGAGCATCTGCTGACTGAATAAGTTTGTCATCCTCCAAGACAAATACTGAAGTCCTCTCTTTATTCGTTTCCAATGATCCTGCTGCTTGATCTTGATCCACTGCATTGGTGTGAGGACACTGATGAGGGAGTGACCCATGTATAGTCACTCCCTCACGAGAGAAGGATTCTTCCAATGCGTTTCTTTTAGCAAGCCGTTCTTTTTGTCTAGCTCGTAGCTTAGCACTGTTCATCAAAACTAAAGTAAATAAGGCATATATACAAAaacaaatttgtaaatattttaacttaGAGCAGACATCGCAAGTATTGAAACCCTGCACATGCAATCAAGCAATACCGATACTACTAATCCATTTGTCATtcaagtaaatattttaaattagagCAGACATCGCAAGTATTGAAACTCTAACTATTAATATGCCCTTACATACTGATACTACTAATTCTAGTATATCCATAACTAGAGTTCTCACAGTTTCATACTATATTTTCCCTCTAGAGAAAACTTGGTGCATTAAGTTCTTCTTCATAATATAGACTATAGAGTATCTCATAAGAACACTCAAACGGGTAGGAATTCAAATCAAGGTAAAGAAAATGACTGAGGTTTCTTGAGCAGAAAGATAGCCCAAAGAATTCAAAATTCACAGTTAATGAATGCAGCAATAACAAAGAAACCATTTGGATAACTTCACAATGACAGAAATTCTACTTTGCAATAACTTTACTGGTATATTCTATTTAGATATAATAAccatttaataacatttttattgactCGAGAGCTATCATGCCCCTGAGACttcatacttaaaaaaaatgaacttacaatttttcttttaaagctCGTCCCGCTGGTGTATATTCCCTCTCTGGTTCTGGTTCcggttctttttcttcttctcccccACTCTGCTTTCAAAAATTAACAATGATGAATCACCATACATGCATATTATGGAGATGACAAAATAGTGTAACCGCTTCATTTAGTCTCAAGCAAAAAGATCAATATTGTCCAACTCAATACCAAGAAATCTGTCGCCTCAAAGGGCAAAAATGAACGCAGTAGAAGACCAAGAGCAAATACAAGTACCACACGACTCATTTCCGGAACAAGCTGCTAGCTATATATCCAAATTGAAGAACCGTAAATTGATCATAAAATATTGAGACGTAAGGAAACTAGTTGCAAATCAGTCAACTTCCCTAAAATGGGGGGATTCGCTCTCCTCCCcttcttttatatatttcaatttatataatgaaatgtcgtaatttatttttttaaaaaaaagtaaatatcaCAAGAAGATTGTTCTATGACTTAATCCCCTTGGGGGAGAGGGTTGGATAGGCTGCTAATTGGAACTATGTACTTGTCACGTCTAAGTTCTAGCTTTCACAAAAACCAATTTTGTTGTATCCATGTCATGGATATAACTTGAATTATGTCGCAAGAGGAATTAGGAAGGGTGGCCATTTTGCTAATTATCAGATTGAAAAGTCAAATAATCGTGGCTAGACTACAAAAGGTGAGTTCACAATTTTAGTAAACCATTTAGGTGAATTTTACTAGCTCTTGAGTTGGGTTTATCTAATTTTGAAAGTAGAGATTTTTTCTAGGTAATATCATTAGATTCTCAAATAACCAGGATTAAAAGCAACTAAATATATCATACAGCTCCAAGTTGAAAAtcacaggaaaaaaaaaaaaaaaaaagggtgacAATGACAATTGAGAAacttatacataaaaaataataataataaaaaaaattaattttagccCCGGTCTCCAGGGATAAAGGAGATCTATAGTCAGATAACAACATAATAATGGGGAAAACGGAAATTTAAAGTTTGTGAGCATGGGCAAATACACAACTTCAAAAATTGAGAATTTACTAGCaaacaagtatataaaagatCAAATGACAAATGACAGAAATATGCTTATCGAAAAATGCCAGCAATAAGGTACCTACTCAAAGTTAATGAAGAATGACAAGATGTCTATAAATGGATACTAGGCACTCACTGAGTAAAGACAAGGGCTTATGAAAAATCAGGAATACGGAAGTACCTCACTCAAAGTTTCACTAGGATGGGGAGCATATGCTTCCCTATAAGAAACGGCTTTACGGAGGCGTTTCCCACGGCCAAGAGCTGCTTCCTCCTCACTCTGATACTTCTCCCATCTATATCCCAAATAAACAACATTTAACACAAGTTATGTTCTATCAGTATACTTTGTCACCATCATGatttttcaatctttgaaaTCTACCTCACAAAGTTACCATATTTTCTATTATACCAACCAATATAAGTACAATTCTAGCCAACCCTACAAATAGCCTTCAAATATCACTTCACTATTCTATTTTGCATTTTcactaaattaaacatacaagcAAATGAAACCCGCCCCAGCTAAATAAAACAGATCCCATAGGATCAATAGATTTCAAGATACTTGtagtcaattttatttatttgtttctttattttgaGACAAGTCATTCTTATTTGTATAAGCATTTCTCATATATTCTTACAGAATTATGTTATACATTTTCAAATGGTAAACACTTGGGGGACATTTGGGGCaaagagttggttattataatcctAGGTCATTGTTgttgggttataataatttgtgtttgaggtatagattattttagtttgagttataatagtatgtgcttgaggtgtaaactattttagtttgagaaggaaataatGAACGttgtagcaaagaataaaaaaaatgatgaatgtaaaatagtaaaacggtagcaaatagtaaatattgtagcaaataaggattttgaaatagtattgacTGTAGCTAATTGAGGactgcaaaataatatttactgtaACAAGgggtggttattatagtcttaggataATTCTTGCCCCAAACGCCCCCTTAAGGTTTGAGAGAATAATTATAATCTATTCAACTCAAGGTGTTGGAGAAAAGGGATTCGTGTGCCAGTGACGTATGTGGATGTAGGGTTGTCTGAGGAACGTGAGCTATTCTTTCTTATTAATGGGAGTCTCAAAGGAAAAGTGGTGGCATTGAGATGCCTTAGACAAGGAGAACCCCTTATCCCCTTTTTTGTTACTCCTTGTTGTGGACGTTCTTAGCAAAATGGTGAGTTAAAGTGTGGAAGGAAATATCCTTGAGACCTTTGAGGTGGGAGAGGACAGGGTGACCCTTTCCCATCTTTAATTCAGTGATGATACGCTTTTCTTTTATTCTAGTAAGGAAGAGTCGTTCTTGATCTCAAATCATATTCTTGCCTTCTTTGAAAAGATGTAAGAGTGTAGGTTTAGCAGGGGTAAATGTATATTGGAATACATTGTGAGAGGAGAAGATTAGGAGGTGAGCTAAGATGGTGGGGTGTGATGTGGGTAGTCTTACCTCGAACCTTGGCTAGCCTCTTGGAAGTAATCTCAAGTCTGTTGctttgtgggacccggtggtgGATAAAGTGCATAGTCATTTAGCTTCATGGAAAAATGGCTTCTTATCTAAAGTTGGGCGGCTTACCTTAATCAGATTAGTGCCAAGTGGTATTCCTATTTATTTCTTCACGACCCCTATAAGATTTGTAAGAGTTTGGAGAAGTCGATGTGTGATTTCCTTTGGGAAGGGGTCGaagaagggaaagggaagaGGTCTCATTTGGTTAGATGGGAGATTATTGAGAAGCTTGTGTCCTTAGGGGGTTAGAAATTGGGAATTTAAGGATTCGCAACAAGCTCTGTTAGACAAATGGCTTTGGCATTTCTCCTCTGATCCCTAATCCCACCAGCAAAGAATTATTGTTAGTAAATATGGTCCCCATCCTTTTGAGTGGTTGTCTAAAGGGGTTAAAGGTTCTCACTGGAACTTGTGGAAGTTTATTCAAAAAAGCTCCCTTTTTTTGTCTATTTGGTTCGTTGCATAGTGGGGGAAGAGAAAGATATGCATTTTTGGGAAGATCATTGGGTGGGGGAGAGGTCTCTTTATTCTTTGTTACCCTCAGTTGTACCATTTGGCTACGCTTAAAAATCATATGGTGGTTGATTTCCTAGTGTGGTATGGGagcttttgttcttttttctttaagttCCACCAAACTCTTTCCAATAGGGAAGCGACGGAGGTGGCAACTCTTCTTTCTCCCCTTGAGGGTTTCTCTTTTAGAAATGAGAGAAGGGATGTGAGGATCTGGAGCCCAGACCTTTTAAAGGGGTTCTCTTTTAGAAATGAGAGAAGGTATGGGAGCTTTTGTTCTTTTTCCTTTAAGTTCCACCAAACGCTTTCCAATAAGGAAGCAACGGAGGTGGCAACTCTTCTTTCTCTCCTTGAGGGTTTCTCTTTTAGAAATGAGAGAAGGGATGTGAGGATCTGGAGCCCAGACCTTTTAGAGGGGTTCTCGTGTAACTCCTTTCGCTCCTTGGGCCCCTGGGCCTATCGGTTTTCTCTGTGCTTTGGATGATTAAGATCTCAAGGAAAGTGAGTTTCTTTCCTTGGAAAATTTTACATGGCCATGCTAACACAATGGATCGACTTAAGAGGAAGTTGTCTTTGCTTGTGGGTCCTTGCTATTGTGTTCTCTATCGGAAGGCAAAGTAAGACATCAACCATATCCTATGGCGTTGTGAGTTTACCAATTTCGTTTGGGATTCTTTCTTTCAGTCATTTGGCATTGTGGTTGCTCGATACAGAGATGCTTGTGCTTTAATCGAGGAGTCTCTTATCAACCTGCTCCAGGGAGAGAAAGGCCGCTTTCTATGGTGTGCTAGAATGTGCGCTATTTTGTGGATTCTTTGGGGCGAGTGCAATAATAGCAATAATAGGGTCTTCAGAGGGGTAGAGACTAGAGAGAGACCCTTGTGAGGTTTGGTCCCTTGTTTGTTTTCATGTTTCTTTGTGGGCTTGGACAAGTGTATAAAGGTAACTTGAGTAAATGAAAGTGTATAAAGGTAACTTGAGTAAATGAAAGTAAAAAGACAATAAAAGACAATAAAGGACAATAAATCTACCTGATTCGCAAAAGTCTGTCCCATTCATTTTCCTCAGCAACTGTCAACCCATTATCCTCTTTCCTTTCTGAATTTTGCGCACAAATGTCATCAGTTACACCAGTGGGTGATTCAGCTCCCCCTTGTTCTTCTGCTGGTTCATCATTCCAGTCGACAGACTAATGGGAATACAAATTGGGAATTTCTAATTAACACTTGATATAATAGTCACTAGAGAGATAGCATTTCACATGTTGAGCTCATAGACACTAATTCCTAAAATGCTACTTGGagttatcattttattttatttgataacaCATAACAGACTAACGTATGAACGTGAACTCAAGATCGAAAGGCtaccaaagaagaaaatattagaatattattttggtccttGTACCTTGTCCAAATTTATTCCATGTactttaaataaatcttaaaactaTTCCTTATTGTTACTTTGAAGTTAACTTCTATCCttcaaatatcaataataatttatataaaaaataacataaagtGAATATATTTCCAACATTTATAGAGGGAAATGCTAGTATAAACTactttttttcaagaaaaagttAACAACTAACTAAAATAGACAAAACTAGTCcaaagtacaaggactaaaatcatattttaacaaaaaaaaaaaaagagtatcaGTGTATTTTGTTCATCCTAGGAATTGCAAATAGACCAACTACAAAACAGTAGAAGATCACATAACACTCTACTAcacggtaaaaaaaaaattatataaagaacATTTAGATAGCATAAGGAAATTATAACCTTCACGGAGCCAAGCATATCATTCTCAGTATCAGCTTCAGCAGTTTCAGTTGCATCAGATTGAAGATTTGAACGGTCTAGCAATCTCAAAATTGCATTTTCATCCCAAACAATCTTAATGCCACTATCTGTACATTTATCCTTGTAGACATCCCCCAGGGAACCGGTCCTCTTCTTATGCTTATGCTCTATATCTGTCACTGCCTCATCCTTGCTATTACTATTTTCAACTGCATCCTTCCCACTAGTGATGGTTGAATCACTAAATAATTCTTCTGTACCCCATTTCAAAATATCTTCCACTTCCTTTTGGGATCCTGACTTATTGACAAAAAGCTGATCAAGCATCAATTTCTTCTTAGCAAGCTGCAAAATGCGCTCTTCAACACTAGCACGAACTACAAGTCGGTATACCAAAAGTCTATTTGATTGACCAATTCGATGCGCCCGATTCATAGCTTGGATATCAGCATGTGGATTAAAATCAGAATCATAAATAATAACAGTGTCAGCAGTTGCTAAATTAATACCAAGGCCACACGAGCGTGTTGATAATAGGAAAACAAAGCGACTCTTATCTTGGTTAAAGCGTGTAATTGCAGCTTGACGATCTGCCACTGAAACAGAGCCATCAACTCTCTCATATGTCTTTGGCCCAAATTCTATGGTCAAGTAATCTTCGAGGATATCAAGAAGCTTAGTCATCTGGGAAAATAGTAAAACTCTATGACCCTCCTTATGTAAAATCTTGAGCATTGAATGCAACAACGTCAACTTAGCTGAAGCTTTTATCCGCATTTCATGAAGGAACTCTACAGAACCAGATTCGGGCTCTGTGCCTGGTATAAGATATGGGTGATTGCAGACCTTCCGTAATTGCATCACAATATTTAGCATGGACTGTTGTGCAACACCCTTCCCAATATTCCTAAGTAGCTGATAGTTTTTTGTCAGCATCGCACGATAATATTCAGCTTGTATAGATGATAGCTCAACTGGAACCATTCTTTCAGTCTTGGGAGGAATATTTTGCATGGCATCTTTTTTAAGCCTTCGGAGCATATGTGGAGAAACAAGTTTTTTCAGTTCTTCCACCTTTTCGGCAGTTGTAAGGTCATTAAACTTCTCCTCAAATGAAgataaagaaggaaaagaagatggCTGTAAGAAGTTAAGTAAGTTATACATCTCACCAATGTTGTTTTGCAGAGGTGTCCCAGTCAACAGAACACGATGTTGGAAAGAAAATGTATTAAGCAAGCTGAAAAGCTTACTTCCAGAATTCTTCAAACGGTGGCCCTCATCTACCACAAGAACTTCCCAGGGAACCCCACGAAGGTAAGAAGAATCAACAAGAACCATTTCATAAGTAGTCAAAAGAACGTTAAATTTAAAGGAGTCGGTTTTCTTATTCGGCTGACTGGGATTGCAAGCATGCCATTCATACTGCCGGATAGCTGCTCTTGCCTTTGCACCCCCATGGTATtccacaacattcaaatttGGGGCCCATAAAGCAAATTCAGAAAGCCAGTTAGGCATTGTGGACAGTGGGACCAAAACTAAGCAAGGGAGTCTAGCTTTGAACTCAAAATATAATGATGAAATAAAAGCACAAGCTGATACTGTTTTTCCAAGTCCCATCTCATCAGCAAGGATTACATTTTTTGACTTGTACCAGCATTTCCTCAACCAGTTGAGAGCTTCAAGTTGATGAGGAAACAATGAACCCCCTTGGA
The nucleotide sequence above comes from Benincasa hispida cultivar B227 chromosome 3, ASM972705v1, whole genome shotgun sequence. Encoded proteins:
- the LOC120072976 gene encoding protein CHROMATIN REMODELING 4 isoform X2 — translated: MKEDESSGGKVISRNWVMKRKRRKLSSATDLPSKREDRSLAIESPRSISLAKGKVKSEAHREQFSSKKKGNDGYFFECVVCDLGGNLLCCDSCPRTYHLQCLNPPLKRIPMGKWHCPSCNQKNDLPLDTTSYLDTISKRARTKVVSAKCKNGIKSSDTEKVSRIFGSSILAKKRSSNKRKSILAHKVKAFGRKSATSNIDVSCNAKPSHPLDSNTVTSVSSPVNVNDEKVCKASRSDSQTEEKSVPVVTEVSSHSKAEKLEPRGDVPDKNLDMLENELGISCEDASPSKNPVLAVTAVGKETRKRKKKINSDVGQKKPKTGKATCVTGTSKKLGCKVDASSPGNGRSVRKQKHVGHEIPTSSSKEDVGTKNSDLEGKDEKLPDEDKDKLVELDKVVGHVDGTLTCENGLDGETLQVDRVLGCRVQDNSKESSYLLEIVVNDRPDDLLNPEEAREIGDRPAFDDVLDVGTENIIKDQENVGPSGDMEESLKSDTKVDKIQVYRRSVNKESKKGKALDVSSKGNIDCCTSTSNNENRDESSLTLEDQGRSMENTISEENVGVSLRSSNGNDVLKVCEKVASFETNNIAEGDTEVGISNSLENKIKDSLVPDTACRNAETTHYEFLVKWVGKSHIHNSWISESHLKVLAKRKLENYKAKYGTSVINICEDRWKQPQRVIALRSCKDGGHEAFVKWCGLPYDECTWEKLEEPVLKESPQLIQLFNDFEQKTIEKDSSKENLPKKYGDSQFEITTLTEQPKELQGGSLFPHQLEALNWLRKCWYKSKNVILADEMGLGKTVSACAFISSLYFEFKARLPCLVLVPLSTMPNWLSEFALWAPNLNVVEYHGGAKARAAIRQYEWHACNPSQPNKKTDSFKFNVLLTTYEMVLVDSSYLRGVPWEVLVVDEGHRLKNSGSKLFSLLNTFSFQHRVLLTGTPLQNNIGEMYNLLNFLQPSSFPSLSSFEEKFNDLTTAEKVEELKKLVSPHMLRRLKKDAMQNIPPKTERMVPVELSSIQAEYYRAMLTKNYQLLRNIGKGVAQQSMLNIVMQLRKVCNHPYLIPGTEPESGSVEFLHEMRIKASAKLTLLHSMLKILHKEGHRVLLFSQMTKLLDILEDYLTIEFGPKTYERVDGSVSVADRQAAITRFNQDKSRFVFLLSTRSCGLGINLATADTVIIYDSDFNPHADIQAMNRAHRIGQSNRLLVYRLVVRASVEERILQLAKKKLMLDQLFVNKSGSQKEVEDILKWGTEELFSDSTITSGKDAVENSNSKDEAVTDIEHKHKKRTGSLGDVYKDKCTDSGIKIVWDENAILRLLDRSNLQSDATETAEADTENDMLGSVKSVDWNDEPAEEQGGAESPTGVTDDICAQNSERKEDNGLTVAEENEWDRLLRIRWEKYQSEEEAALGRGKRLRKAVSYREAYAPHPSETLSESGGEEEKEPEPEPEREYTPAGRALKEKFAKLRARQKERLAKRNALEESFSREGVTIHGSLPHQCPHTNAVDQDQAAGSLETNKERTSVFVLEDDKLIQSADAPKSRIDSTLRLGRISRHKISNNLDLAVGPIGYSAADNFLPSQHFAGSSHANSVPINLLPVLGLCAPNANQLETSRKNLSRSNGKQSRTVAGPDFPFKLSPCSGTLSGTDVGGAEVVPDKELPASSAERLHSHLLFAQEKMTPPNFPFDEKMLPRYPIPSKNLPSGRLDFLSNLSLDGRVEAVNGCLPTIPLLPNLKLPSLDVMRGNPQDEEEAPSLGLGRMLPTFSAFPENHRKVLENIMMRTGSGSANYFRRKPKGDGWSEDELDFLWIGVRRHGKGNWDAMLKDPRLKFSRYKTSEDLSSRWEEEQLKILDGSACQMPKSAKQSRLQKSSPFPSLPDGMMTRALHGSRLVTVPKFHTHLTDIKLGLGDLVPNLPRFEASDRLGLQNEQFASIPTWNHDKYHTYFPGESSAGASDRSGTNSTMPVDNPFMFNSLGTSHLGSLGLNGSSSFDTQGKENDEPGLDNYGKLPNLLDRSLKLFHESPSNLENGSGLLPDPSKGLSVANPKDELTDGNSSKDKLPHWLREAVNVTSKPPDPNLPPTVSAVAQSVRLLYGEDKFITIPPFVNPGPPPSLPKDPRRSLKKKRKRKSVIFRHSSADVVGSSSQQEELEGGPAHGDAAVSCSISLVSPHAIHHSQPQEMAGTSTSRLPGLESDLSIPSLNLNMNPSSSSLHTNQQKKTTMGLSPSPEVLQLVASCVAPGSHMSSISGKLNSSILEKTIPLSTSHDQEDILSSKSSPGKGKKQRLSFSSLDFYNQDKPKSLESDDSSKTQSDPSRSKRPDGEEISSEGTVSDRHASDQEL